TCCTGGTGCGCCTGGCGCCCCCGGTCAGCCCTTCCCGCAGGCTCCGGCGGGGGACAGCTTCATGGGCAACCTCTTCAATGTCTCCAAGCCCTTCGCCGAGAAGTTCGGCAAGGTGTTCTTCTACATTGTTGCCGGCGGTCTGATCGCGGTGTGGCTGTACAACGCCTACCACGCCGGTTCTCTGGCCGGTGACCTCGACTACGAGTCGGGTAAGCGGTCCTTCGCGTTCGGAACCTTCGTTCTCGACCTGGTCTTCAACTCGCTGTGGACCTTCGCCCAGATCGGCCTGGTCCGCCTCTTCCTCGAGCTGGTCATCAACTCCGGCAAGAAGAACTGAGTCGCCGCCCGGCGGAGTCTCGTCTCCGCCGCAGCCAGCTGCTCGACCCTGACGGTCGCCGGCCCGCGTGGCCGGCGACCGTCAGTCGTTGGAGCCGGCTGCGCTCGAGTCGTCCCCGGCCCCTCCCACCGGCAGCTCGAGGACAGCCGTCAGTCCGCCGTCGGGGTTGGCGCTCAGGTGCAGCTCGCCACCGTGCGCGGTGGCCACGGCCGTGACGATGGCCAGGCCCAGTCCGTGCCCGGAGCCCCGGGTCCGCCCCCGCCCCTCGCCACGCACGAAGGGCTCGCGCAGGGACTCCACGCTCTCGGCCGCCACCACGGGGCCCTCGTTGCGGATCGTCAGGCGCACGCCGTCGTCCAGACGCGCCATGCCCACCGTGATACGACCGCCCTCGACGTTGTAGCGGGCCGCATTGCGCAGCAGGTTGGACACGCTCTGGCGCAGCAGCACCGGATCCCCGGGGACCCGGGCGGGCAGCAGATGGGTGGAGACGTGAAGGTGGCGCTCAGCGACCTCCGGAGCGATGAGGCCCAGGGCGTCACGGACCGTGGCCTCCATGTCCACGTCCTCGACGGCCAGCTTGCCGGACTGGGCGTCGGCCAAGTCCAGCAGGGCGTCAATCGTCTCCCGGTTGGCGCGGTTGGTCTCCAGGACCCGGGTCAGCACCCGGCGCAGGTCCTCGGCCGAGGCCTGCGGGTCGGACAGGGCGACGTCGATCATCGTCTGCGTGGTGGCCAGGGGCGTGCGCAGCTCGTGGGAGGCGTTGGCCGCGAACCGGCGGTGGACGGAGAAGGACCGCTCCAAGGAGGCCAGCATGTTGTCGAAGGTGTCCGCCAGGTCGTGGATCTCGTCGCGTGGGCCGGACAGGTCCAGCCGCTGACTGAGGTCGCCCGAGGCGGCGCGCTTAGCCGCCGCATTCATCGAGGACAGCGGCTGCAGCATCCGCCCCGCCAGGATCCATCCGACGGTCCCGGAGAGCACCACGAGCAGCGCCAGCGCACCGACGGCAGAGCGCATGATGCTGCTGAGCAGATCGAACAGGTTCGTGTCCACCTTGGCGACCTCGCCGACCTGCGAGACCGGCACGGCGGCGGTCTCCCCGACCGGGTCGCCGATCTGGATGCTCAGTGTGACGTAGCGCGTGTAGAAGTAGACCAGGGCGATGAGGACCACTCCGGCGGCCGTCACCATCCCGGCGTAGGTCAGGGTCAGACGGGCCCGGATACTCAGGTGCCGGGCGCGACGCAAGCGCTCCGGGCGACCCGGCC
This region of Actinomyces oris genomic DNA includes:
- a CDS encoding sensor histidine kinase, producing MSGQGHPEPRVDGAARPGADRDAHAARPGRPERLRRARHLSIRARLTLTYAGMVTAAGVVLIALVYFYTRYVTLSIQIGDPVGETAAVPVSQVGEVAKVDTNLFDLLSSIMRSAVGALALLVVLSGTVGWILAGRMLQPLSSMNAAAKRAASGDLSQRLDLSGPRDEIHDLADTFDNMLASLERSFSVHRRFAANASHELRTPLATTQTMIDVALSDPQASAEDLRRVLTRVLETNRANRETIDALLDLADAQSGKLAVEDVDMEATVRDALGLIAPEVAERHLHVSTHLLPARVPGDPVLLRQSVSNLLRNAARYNVEGGRITVGMARLDDGVRLTIRNEGPVVAAESVESLREPFVRGEGRGRTRGSGHGLGLAIVTAVATAHGGELHLSANPDGGLTAVLELPVGGAGDDSSAAGSND